AAATGATGTTTTACTTCTGCAATTTGTTCTTCTAAAGCCTCAATTTTTTGTTGTGCTTTATCAATATCAAATTTAGAAATTCGCTTGATTCTTATTTCGGTTAAACGCTCTATATCTTCAACGATAATGGCACGTTTTAAATGCTTTATGTGAGGTTTTAAACCTTTATCAATTGCTGTAATAACACCTTCCCATGTTTCTTCTTCTTCTATATCACGATAAATTCTGTTTTCAATAAAAATACGTTCTAAAGATGCAAAATGCCATTGCTCTTCAAACTCATTAAGGCGTATCTCTAATTCTTGTTTTAAAAGCTGAACCGTATTATCGGTAGAGCGACGTAACATTTCTGTAACTCCAACAAATAAGGGCTTATTATCTTCAATAACACAGCCCAAAGGCGAAATGGACGACTCACAACTTGTAAAAGCATATAAGGCATCGATGGTTTTATCGGGAGATAAACCAGAAGGTAAATGAATTAAAATTTCAACCTCGGCAGCGGTGTTATCTTCAATCTTTTTAATCTTGATTTTACTTTTATCATTCGCTTTTAGTATGGAATCTATAAGCGATGAAGTCGTGGTTCCAAAAGGAATTTCGGTAATAACCAAAGTGTTTTTATCTAATTGCGATATTTTAGCACGCACTCGTACACGCCCACCTCTTAAACCATCGTTATAATTAGAAAAATCGGCTATTCCAGCTGTTGGGAAATCGGGTAAAATAACAAAACGTTTTCCTTGTAAATGTTTGATAGAAGCATCAATAAGTTCGATAAAATTATGCGGTAATATTTTGGTTGAAAGCCCAACAGCTATACCTTCGCCTCCTTGTGCCAACAACAAAGGAAACATAACAGGCAGGTTTACAGGTTCTTTACGACGCCCGTCATAACTGGCTTGCCATTCGGTGATTTTAGGATTAAAAACAACATCCAATCCAAATTTAGAAATTCGGGCTTCGATATAACGTGATGCAGCAGCACTATCGCCAGTAAGAATGTTTCCCCAGTTTCCTTGGGTGTCTATTAACAAATCTTTTTGACCTATTTGAACCATAGCATCGGCAATACTCGCATCTCCATGTGGATGGTATTGCATAGTATGACCGACAATATTAGCTACTTTGTTATAACGCCCATCATCTAAATCTTTCATAGAATGCATGATGCGTCGTTGTACGGGTTTAAAACCGTCTTCAATAGCTGGAACTGCACGTTCTAATATAACATACGATGCATAATCTAAAAACCAATCTTTAAACATACCCGTAACACGCGTAATGGTTTCTTTTGGTTCGTCTTGTCCGCTAATTAAATCGTTATCTTCTTCAATCATTAATTGATCTTATTTTCGTGGCTTTCCGCTAAGTGTGGTTCTGTTAAAACCATTCGCTCTTTTATGGCTTAAATTTCTATTAAATAAGTTTACTAAATCGTAAATGGTTTTTCTCGATTCTAACTTTTCTTTACTATATAACATAATTTTTAATTTAATTATCTTCTAAAATATCTAATTCTACTTTTAAATTATCTATGATAAATTCTTGTCTGGTTGGTGTATTTTTACCCATATAAAACGATAATAAATCTTCAATAGACATATTATCATCTAACATAACGGGATCTAAACGGATATTTTCTCCAATAAAATGAACAAATTCATCTGGTGAGATTTCACCAAGACCTTTAAATCGAGTTATTTCGGGTTTGGGCTTTAACTTTTCTATCGCACTTCTTCTTTCATCCTCTGAATAGCAATAAATGGTTTCTTTTTTATTTCTCACCCTAAATAAAGGAGTTTGTAAAATATACAAATGTCCTTCTTTTATAACTTCTGGAAAGAATTGTAGAAAAAAGGTTATTAACAACAACCGAATGTGCATCCCATCTACATCGGCATCAGTAGCTATAACTACATTATTATAACGTAAATCTTCTAACGATTCTTCAATATTTAAAGCGGCTTGTAATAGATTAAATTCTTCATTTTCGTAAACAATTTTTTTACTTAAACCATAACTGTTTAAGGGTTTACCTTTTAAGCTGAAAACCGCTTGAGTATTTACATCACGTGATTTGGTAATACTTCCAGAAGCCGAATCGCCCTCTGTAATAAATAAAGTCGATTCTAAATTGCGTTGGTTTTTAATATCTCCAAAATGTACACGGCAATCGCGTAGTTTTTTATTGTGAAGACTGGCTGATTTTGCACGGTCTTTTGCTAATTTACGAATGCCAGAAAGTTCTTTACGCTCACGTTCTGCTTGTAGAATTTTGCGTTGAATTTTTTCTGCAGTTTCCGGGTTTTTATGTAAATAGTTGTCTAAATACGTTTTTAAAAAATCGTTTATATAAGTTCTTACGGTTGGCAATTCGCCTCCCATATCTGTAGAACCTAATTTTGTCTTCGTCTGACTTTCAAAAACAGGTTCCATGACCTTAATAGCGACAGCACTTACCACAGATTTTCTAACATCGGAAGCATCATAGTTTTTACCATAAAACTCGCGAATGGTTTTTACTAAAGCTTCTCGGAATGCATTTAAATGTGTACCTCCTTGAGTTGTGTTTTGACCGTTTACAAACGAATGATACTCCTCACTATACTGTGTTTTACTATGGGTAATCGCAACTTCAATATCTTCTCCTCGTAAGTGAATAATAGGATAAGCTCTATCAGATTCGTTAATGTTTTCAGATAATAAATCTTTAAGACCATGTTCGCTAAAATACTTTTCGCCATTAAAAACTATGGTCAACCCTGGATTTAGGTATACATAATTTTTAAGCATTTTAACAATATACTCATTTCTGTATTTATAATTTTTAAAAATGGTTTCATCGGGAACAAACGATACTTTGGTTCCTTTTCGGCGAGTTATATCTTCTAATAAATCTTGATTAATTAAATTACCCTGCTCAAATTCTGCAGAAGCAGATTTATTATCACGATTGGATTCTACTCTGAAAAATGATGATAAAGCGTTCACAGCTTTTGTACCAACCCCATTTAAACCTACCGATTTTTTAAAAGCTTTCGAATCGTACTTTCCACCTGTATTCATTTTGGAAACCACATCTACCACTTTTCCCAAGGGAATACCACGTCCGTAATCTCTAACGGATACCTTGCTACCTTGAATAGTGATTTCGATAGTTTTACCTGCCCCCATGACGTACTCATCAATGGAATTGTCTAAAACCTCTTTAAGTAAAATGTAAATACCATCATCTGGTGAAGACCCATCACCAAGTTTCCCAATATACATCCCTGGTCGCATACGAATATGCTCTTTCCAGTCTAATGAACGTATATTATCTTCGGTATAATCGGTTAATTCAGCCATAGATTTGAGTAGGATTTCATGATTGGACGCTAATATAATACAACCCTAGAAAAAAAGAAACTACGATTACACAAAGTAATTAACAATATAACATACATTTTGTTGAGAACCCCTATTTACTGGTGTTTCCCTTTTTTAAAGACACTAATAAAATACCAAAAATAACGACCAAAGCACCAAACAATTGTAATAATGTAAGTACTTCATTTAAAAAAATGCCCGCTAGTATAATGGTTGAAATAGGTCCGAACCCTGCAATAACTGCAAAATTTGAAGAATTGATACGATTAATTGATTCAGACACCAAAAAAGATGGAATAACAGTAGCGAAAATGGCTATTAAGAAACCTAACAAATACACCTCCCATTGCAAACCAAAAACATCAACTTTAGAAAATAACCCAAAATGAATGAATACACAAAAGCAGGAAACTACCATAACATATGCCGTAAATTTTACTACTCCAAACTTTGGTATTAACCAGCCACTCCCTACTAAATAAGTAGCATAAGTAATGGCACAAAGCAAGATAAAAAAACCTCCTATATATGTATCGGCACCAGAAATAGCCACTTCACCCCAAAACGTAATAACAATACCAATATAGGTTAGAAATATAGCCAGTGCTTGTGTTGAATTTATTGGCTTTTTAAGAAATAATTTATTAAAAATAATGATCATTGTTGGGTACAAAAACAATATAATACGTTCTAAACTTGCCTTAATATATTGTAACCCTACAAAATCAAAATAACTAGACAAATAGTAACCTACCACCCCAAAAAACACCACCCAATAATAATCGGTTTTAACAATAACGCTCAGATTTTCTTTTCTGCTATATATAATGGCTATTACCAAATAAAATGGAAATGAAAACACCATACGCAACAACAAAAGACTCAACGCATCCACTTCGTATTGATATGCCAATTTTACCATTACCGCTTTGGATGAAAATAGGACAATTCCTAAAATTCCAATTAAGACACCTGAGATTAATTTTTTTTTTGATTGCATGAAGCGAATATAAAGTATGCGTAAATTGTAAATACTTAAAGTAGAAATAAATTACGATGTTCAAATGAAATATGATTAGAAATAATAATAATAAATGACAAAGTCAACTCATTCAATTTATGCTAGTATCTATCACAAATAAATTTTCAAGACCATCTCTAGGTATTTATTAATGTCCATGTCCTTCTTCTTCGCTGTTTTTAGCTTTTGCCAAAAGAGTAAAAGCATCTTTTAAAACAACATCCATTTTTGAAACGTTCTGAGAAGGATCTTCAAAAGTAAATGCAACAAAGTTTTCTTCTTCATTCCCTTTTATAATTTCAAGCATTTCGTAATCATGCATCATCTGTACCCCTTCTTTTCTTTTACCTAAGGATGTAAAAATATAATGTTTGCCTTCAAACCTAACAATGGCTTCTTCAGGGATAGCATATTGTTCAACAGCTTCCACTTCAATATTAGCATTGATAAACATACCTGGTAACAATGCTTCGTTTTCCTCTTTCAAATGACCATGAATTGTGATGGACCTATCGTTACGAACATTGTTACCAATAAGAAATACTTTAGCTTCCATCCATGTATCAGGGGCGTTAGCGAGTCTAAAACGAATGCGCTGACCAACTCTAATTAAGTGAATATCATTTTCATATACTTTAAGCTCTACATGTAAATCAGAAGCATTTGTAATATCCATTAATACATCTTGTGGATTAAAATACTTACCTCTATTAATATAAACTTCTCTAACAATGCCATTAATTGGAGAATACACATTTATAACTGAAGCAATCTTGCCGTTTTTTACGCTTAACGGATTAATACCAATCAAACGTAATTTACTCTCTAATGCTTGAATGTTTGCCTTATTGGTTAAATAGCTACTTTTTGCTTTTTG
The genomic region above belongs to Mariniflexile litorale and contains:
- a CDS encoding DMT family transporter: MQSKKKLISGVLIGILGIVLFSSKAVMVKLAYQYEVDALSLLLLRMVFSFPFYLVIAIIYSRKENLSVIVKTDYYWVVFFGVVGYYLSSYFDFVGLQYIKASLERIILFLYPTMIIIFNKLFLKKPINSTQALAIFLTYIGIVITFWGEVAISGADTYIGGFFILLCAITYATYLVGSGWLIPKFGVVKFTAYVMVVSCFCVFIHFGLFSKVDVFGLQWEVYLLGFLIAIFATVIPSFLVSESINRINSSNFAVIAGFGPISTIILAGIFLNEVLTLLQLFGALVVIFGILLVSLKKGNTSK
- a CDS encoding DNA gyrase/topoisomerase IV subunit A gives rise to the protein MIEEDNDLISGQDEPKETITRVTGMFKDWFLDYASYVILERAVPAIEDGFKPVQRRIMHSMKDLDDGRYNKVANIVGHTMQYHPHGDASIADAMVQIGQKDLLIDTQGNWGNILTGDSAAASRYIEARISKFGLDVVFNPKITEWQASYDGRRKEPVNLPVMFPLLLAQGGEGIAVGLSTKILPHNFIELIDASIKHLQGKRFVILPDFPTAGIADFSNYNDGLRGGRVRVRAKISQLDKNTLVITEIPFGTTTSSLIDSILKANDKSKIKIKKIEDNTAAEVEILIHLPSGLSPDKTIDALYAFTSCESSISPLGCVIEDNKPLFVGVTEMLRRSTDNTVQLLKQELEIRLNEFEEQWHFASLERIFIENRIYRDIEEEETWEGVITAIDKGLKPHIKHLKRAIIVEDIERLTEIRIKRISKFDIDKAQQKIEALEEQIAEVKHHLEHLIDYAITYFKRLKKEYGAGRERKTQIHTFDDVDATKVVIRNTKLYVNREEGFIGTSLRKDEYVCDCSDIDDIIVFTKEGKMMVTKVDSKTFIGKDIINVEVFDKKDSRTIYNMIYRDGKSGPSYIKRFSVTGITRDKEYDLTNGNKGSTALYFSANPNGEAEVVSILLRQAGSIKKLKWDIDFADIIIKGRNSKGNLVTKYPVKKVELKEKGISTLKPRKIWFDDAVQRLNVDGRGELLGEFRGEDRILIINQKGIVKTIIPEVTTHFDSNMILMEKWIPKKPISAIYFDGEKERYFVKRFLIENENKEESFITSHEKSHLEIVSTDWIPRAEIEFTKERGVERKDNLLVNLEEFIAVKGIAALGNQLTREKVNQISLLEPLPYEAPEEVHANDLEVIDEEDVISSDSDKNKGDKDQNNDDSESEDDGKGQTKMF
- a CDS encoding DNA topoisomerase IV subunit B → MAELTDYTEDNIRSLDWKEHIRMRPGMYIGKLGDGSSPDDGIYILLKEVLDNSIDEYVMGAGKTIEITIQGSKVSVRDYGRGIPLGKVVDVVSKMNTGGKYDSKAFKKSVGLNGVGTKAVNALSSFFRVESNRDNKSASAEFEQGNLINQDLLEDITRRKGTKVSFVPDETIFKNYKYRNEYIVKMLKNYVYLNPGLTIVFNGEKYFSEHGLKDLLSENINESDRAYPIIHLRGEDIEVAITHSKTQYSEEYHSFVNGQNTTQGGTHLNAFREALVKTIREFYGKNYDASDVRKSVVSAVAIKVMEPVFESQTKTKLGSTDMGGELPTVRTYINDFLKTYLDNYLHKNPETAEKIQRKILQAERERKELSGIRKLAKDRAKSASLHNKKLRDCRVHFGDIKNQRNLESTLFITEGDSASGSITKSRDVNTQAVFSLKGKPLNSYGLSKKIVYENEEFNLLQAALNIEESLEDLRYNNVVIATDADVDGMHIRLLLITFFLQFFPEVIKEGHLYILQTPLFRVRNKKETIYCYSEDERRSAIEKLKPKPEITRFKGLGEISPDEFVHFIGENIRLDPVMLDDNMSIEDLLSFYMGKNTPTRQEFIIDNLKVELDILEDN
- a CDS encoding efflux RND transporter periplasmic adaptor subunit; protein product: MKNIIYKIMLSIVLVLAIGCKEKPTNEVEGTHKTKNENIVELTEAQLAQTEISIGKVKKRKIGHEITVNGVIDVPPQNNISVTVPYGGFLKQTTMLSGTRLKKGQIIASVENPEFIEFQRAYLEALANNEYLKADFERQETLNKEEVTSTKVFQKAKSSYLTNKANIQALESKLRLIGINPLSVKNGKIASVINVYSPINGIVREVYINRGKYFNPQDVLMDITNASDLHVELKVYENDIHLIRVGQRIRFRLANAPDTWMEAKVFLIGNNVRNDRSITIHGHLKEENEALLPGMFINANIEVEAVEQYAIPEEAIVRFEGKHYIFTSLGKRKEGVQMMHDYEMLEIIKGNEEENFVAFTFEDPSQNVSKMDVVLKDAFTLLAKAKNSEEEGHGH